Proteins encoded together in one Pseudorca crassidens isolate mPseCra1 chromosome 17, mPseCra1.hap1, whole genome shotgun sequence window:
- the RRS1 gene encoding ribosome biogenesis regulatory protein homolog, whose product MEGQSVEELLAKAERDEAEKLQRITVHKELELEFDLGNLLASDRNPPTGLRHAGPTQEAELRALARDNTQLLINQLWQLPTDRVEEALVARLPEPTTRLPREKPVPRPRPLTRWQQFARLKGIRPKKKTNLVWDEGSGQWRRRWGYQRARDDTKEWLIEVPGNADPMEDQFAKRIQAKKERVAKNELNRLRNLARAHKLRLPSAAGMHPTGHQSKEELGRAVQVARVSTASVGRFQERLPKEKAPRGSGKKRKFQPLFGDFAAEKNSQLEMLRIMNSKKPQLDVTRATNKQMREEDQEEAAKRRKRSQKGKRKGGRQGPGGKRKGGPPSQGGKRKGGLGGKMNSGRPGLSGKRKGGQHQGGKRRK is encoded by the coding sequence ATGGAGGGTCAGAGCGTGGAGGAGCTGCTGGCAAAGGCGGAGCGGGACGAGGCAGAGAAGCTGCAGCGCATCACGGTGCACAAGGAACTGGAGCTGGAGTTCGACCTGGGTAACCTGCTGGCCTCGGACCGGAACCCTCCGACCGggctgcggcacgcgggacccaCGCAGGAGGCCGAGCTGCGGGCCCTGGCGCGGGACAACACGCAGCTGCTCATCAACCAGCTGTGGCAGCTGCCCACCGATCGTGTGGAGGAGGCGCTGGTGGCGCGGCTGCCGGAGCCCACCACTCGTCTGCCGCGCGAGAAGCCTGTGCCCCGGCCGCGGCCGCTTACACGCTGGCAGCAGTTTGCGCGCCTCAAGGGCATCCGTCCCAAGAAGAAGACCAATCTGGTGTGGGACGAGGGGAGCGGCCAGTGGCGCCGCCGCTGGGGCTACCAGCGGGCCCGCGACGACACCAAGGAATGGTTGATCGAGGTGCCCGGGAATGCCGACCCCATGGAGGACCAGTTCGCCAAGCGGATTCAGGCTAAGAAGGAACGGGTGGCCAAGAACGAGCTGAACCGGCTGCGTAACCTGGCCCGCGCGCACAAGTTGCGGCTGCCTAGCGCGGCCGGCATGCACCCTACCGGACACCAGAGTAAGGAGGAGCTTGGCCGCGCCGTGCAGGTGGCCAGGGTCTCCACCGCCTCTGTGGGGCGCTTCCAGGAGCGCCTGCCCAAGGAGAAGGCGCCCCGGGGCTCTGGAAAGAAGAGGAAGTTTCAGCCTCTTTTCGGGGACTTTGCAGCCGAGAAAAACAGCCAGTTGGAGATGCTGCGAATAATGAACAGCAAGAAGCCTCAGTTGGACGTTACGAGGGCCACCAATAAGCAGATGAGGGAGGAGGACCAGGAAGAGGCGGctaagaggaggaaaaggagtcaGAAGGGCAAGAGAAAGGGGGGCCGACAGGGTCCCGGGGGTAAGAGGAAAGGGGGCCCGCCCAGccaaggagggaagaggaaagggggcTTGGGAGGCAAGATGAATTCCGGGCGGCCTGGCTTGAGTGGCAAGAGAAAAGGAGGGCAACAccaaggaggaaagaggaggaagtaa